The following proteins are encoded in a genomic region of Arachis ipaensis cultivar K30076 chromosome B02, Araip1.1, whole genome shotgun sequence:
- the LOC110267641 gene encoding uncharacterized protein LOC110267641 translates to MWLPVVASKKAILAWWACDEMKVVTSKEWFCGSGSGLLLRCRTHFLDLYLFPCSFLLVAAHLLLLSADALLVRKASPLLCAFVLASLNLWQTSFRFFRFMLVPSLPFPLSDGFLLGREC, encoded by the exons ATGTGGTTGCCGGTGGTGGCGTCAAAGAAGGCGATCCTGGCATGGTGGGCGTGTGATGAGATGAAGGTGGTGACATCCAAGGAGTGGTTCTGTGGAAGTGGAAGTGGCTTACTTTTGCGCTGCAGAACCCACTTCTTGGATCTATATCTCTTCCCCTGCTCCTTTCTTCTCGTCGCTGCTCATCTTCTTCTCCTCAGCGCTGATGCTCTTTTGGTGAGGAAG GCTTCGCCCCTGCTTTGCGCCTTCGTCCTTGCTTCATTAAATTTGTGGCAGACATCTTTCCGCTTCTTCAg ATTTATGCTGGTTCCTTCTTTGCCATTCCCCTTGTCCGATGGTTTTTTATTAGGAAGGGAATGCTGA